A DNA window from Sphingopyxis sp. CCNWLW2 contains the following coding sequences:
- a CDS encoding alpha/beta fold hydrolase, which produces MIDEDDFDPPPPRRPLFRRKRVLIPLALLLAMVVGFLLLLTPDTDRDEMIAKYGGPNATFVAGPAGQRIHYRDQGNREGPAIILVHGSNASLHTWEPLVKRLGATYRIVTLDLPGHGLTGATPDTDYSAEGMMDAIDVVAAKLGLDHFILGGNSMGGWVSWRYALAQPARVDALLLIDASGMPLRPGEKRPESNVGFRVLEYPFGRWLATRVTPRMLVEQSLRGSVEKQAIVDEAMIDRYWELLHFPGNREATVLRARMDREPAMAARVGEIKAPTLILFGDKDRLINPSAAKSFNERIAGSEVVMLPGIGHLPMEEAPDATAEAIADFLKRRLVPSPADPETR; this is translated from the coding sequence ATGATCGACGAAGACGATTTCGACCCGCCGCCGCCGCGGCGCCCGTTGTTCCGGCGCAAGCGCGTGTTGATCCCACTCGCGTTGTTGCTCGCGATGGTCGTCGGCTTCCTCCTGCTCCTGACCCCCGACACCGATCGCGATGAAATGATCGCGAAATATGGCGGGCCGAACGCCACCTTCGTCGCGGGGCCGGCGGGGCAGCGCATCCACTATCGCGATCAGGGCAATCGCGAGGGACCTGCGATCATCCTGGTCCATGGCTCGAACGCGAGCCTTCATACGTGGGAACCGCTGGTGAAGCGGCTCGGCGCCACCTACCGGATTGTCACGCTCGACCTGCCGGGACACGGGCTCACCGGCGCGACCCCCGACACCGATTATTCGGCCGAGGGCATGATGGATGCTATCGACGTCGTCGCGGCGAAGCTGGGGCTCGATCATTTCATCCTCGGCGGCAATTCGATGGGGGGCTGGGTCAGCTGGCGCTACGCGCTCGCGCAGCCCGCGCGTGTCGATGCGCTGTTGCTGATCGACGCCTCCGGCATGCCGCTGCGACCGGGCGAGAAACGGCCCGAATCGAACGTCGGTTTCCGCGTCCTCGAATATCCTTTCGGCCGCTGGCTTGCGACGCGGGTGACCCCGCGGATGCTGGTCGAACAGTCGCTGCGCGGGTCGGTCGAAAAGCAGGCGATCGTCGATGAGGCGATGATCGATCGCTATTGGGAATTGCTGCACTTCCCCGGCAATCGCGAAGCGACCGTGCTGCGCGCGCGGATGGACCGCGAGCCCGCGATGGCGGCGCGCGTAGGCGAGATCAAGGCGCCGACGCTGATCCTGTTCGGTGATAAGGACCGGCTGATCAACCCGAGCGCTGCGAAAAGTTTCAACGAACGTATCGCGGGGTCCGAGGTCGTGATGCTGCCGGGAATCGGCCATCTGCCGATGGAGGAGGCGCCCGATGCGACCGCGGAGGCGATCGCCGATTTCCTCAAGCGGCGGCTCGTACCATCTCCGGCTGATCCAGAAACGCGCTGA
- the fabZ gene encoding 3-hydroxyacyl-ACP dehydratase FabZ translates to MTDGEISDGALGPVDIRRILTLLPHRYPMLLVDRVESMVKDTSIHAVKAVTINEPFFQGHFPGRPIMPGVLIVEALAQAAGILAIESMGLAGTGKLVYFMAIDGAKFRKPVEPGCLLDLHATIIQAKRSVCRFEGKAMLNGALAAECQFTAMIADPPSD, encoded by the coding sequence ATGACGGACGGGGAAATTTCGGACGGCGCTTTGGGCCCGGTGGATATCCGCCGGATCCTGACGCTGCTGCCGCATCGTTATCCGATGCTGCTCGTCGACCGGGTGGAATCGATGGTGAAGGACACCTCGATCCACGCGGTCAAGGCAGTGACGATCAACGAGCCCTTTTTCCAAGGGCATTTTCCCGGCCGGCCGATCATGCCCGGCGTCCTTATCGTCGAGGCGCTGGCGCAGGCCGCCGGCATTCTCGCGATCGAATCGATGGGCCTCGCCGGCACGGGCAAGCTGGTTTATTTCATGGCGATCGACGGGGCGAAGTTCAGAAAGCCGGTCGAACCCGGCTGTCTGCTCGACCTGCACGCCACGATCATTCAGGCCAAGCGCAGCGTTTGCCGTTTCGAAGGCAAGGCGATGCTGAATGGCGCGCTCGCTGCGGAATGCCAGTTCACCGCGATGATCGCCGATCCGCCGAGCGACTAA
- the rpmE gene encoding 50S ribosomal protein L31, giving the protein MKNDIHPDYHMITVKMTDGTEYQTRSTWGKEGDVMTLEIDPTAHPAWTGGTGRMLDAAGQVAKFNKRFGGLTLKR; this is encoded by the coding sequence ATGAAAAACGACATTCACCCCGACTATCACATGATCACGGTCAAGATGACCGATGGCACCGAGTATCAGACGCGCTCGACCTGGGGCAAAGAGGGCGACGTGATGACGCTCGAAATCGACCCCACTGCGCACCCGGCCTGGACCGGCGGCACCGGACGCATGCTCGACGCTGCGGGTCAGGTCGCGAAGTTCAACAAGCGTTTCGGTGGTCTCACCCTCAAGCGCTAA
- a CDS encoding alpha/beta fold hydrolase gives MSRISGRPAISSEHVYGLSLRVARWREGTPGTPLLFLNGIGADLVAAAPLLAQIHGREVWTLDMPGVGGSPDALLPYGAPTIAAVVMEIADRLGHKMIDVAGFSWGGALAQQIAIQFPGRVRHMVLMATTPVMGAPGIGWAVMLDDDMLASGLRIQTATPLGLAYQSAAMIGWSSVAFLPGLKELPTLVLMGEQDGVVPACYGEMLADQIDGAVLEMVPGSHLFPFTHAAAIAGRISAFLDQPEMVRAAA, from the coding sequence ATGAGCAGGATCAGCGGCCGGCCGGCCATCAGCAGCGAGCATGTTTACGGCCTGAGCCTGCGCGTCGCGCGCTGGCGCGAAGGCACGCCGGGTACGCCTTTGCTGTTCCTCAATGGCATCGGTGCCGATCTGGTCGCCGCCGCGCCGCTGCTCGCGCAGATCCACGGCCGCGAGGTGTGGACGCTCGACATGCCGGGCGTCGGCGGCTCGCCCGACGCGCTGCTGCCCTATGGCGCGCCGACGATTGCGGCGGTGGTGATGGAGATCGCCGACCGCCTTGGCCACAAGATGATCGACGTCGCCGGGTTCAGCTGGGGCGGCGCGCTGGCGCAGCAGATCGCAATCCAGTTTCCGGGGCGCGTGCGTCATATGGTGCTGATGGCGACGACGCCGGTCATGGGCGCGCCGGGGATCGGATGGGCGGTGATGCTCGACGACGACATGCTGGCGAGCGGGCTACGGATTCAGACCGCCACGCCGCTCGGCCTCGCTTACCAGAGTGCTGCGATGATCGGATGGAGCAGCGTGGCTTTCCTGCCGGGGCTGAAAGAGCTTCCGACGCTGGTCTTAATGGGTGAGCAGGATGGCGTGGTGCCCGCCTGCTATGGTGAGATGCTCGCCGACCAGATCGATGGCGCGGTGTTGGAAATGGTGCCGGGATCGCACCTCTTCCCCTTCACCCATGCCGCAGCCATCGCGGGGCGGATCAGCGCGTTTCTGGATCAGCCGGAGATGGTACGAGCCGCCGCTTGA
- a CDS encoding DEAD/DEAH box helicase: MTTFNDFGLHADINRALAAKDYTQPTPIQTQAIPPLMKGRDLCGIAQTGTGKTAGFSLPSIHHLLTYPHRANPRSCRMLVLAPTRELAAQIAQSCRDYGRFTKLSVTTVFGGVPINKQIRELSGGVDILVATPGRLLDLIDQRALRLDDVEIFVLDEADQMMDMGFIHSLRRIAKLLPSRRQNLFFSATMPKEIAHLAEQFLEDPVTVSVTPAATTVEKISQYSTFVEQKEKQALLHSVIASEDIDRALIFTRTKHGADRVVRHLAGAGIKAMAIHGNKSQSQRTHALQAFRSGEIKLLVATDIAARGIDVSGVSHVINFEIPNVPEQYVHRIGRTARAGAEGKAISFIAPDERPYMRDIERVTRSKSEPMPLPENFNELVRNLPKPAQPPRDTGSQGRNPQRQRDDALRGRDGNKPRGDRGPRRDGAPAGEGAEGQRKRRFRPRNKSVGAHKGAVKRVG, encoded by the coding sequence ATGACGACTTTTAACGACTTTGGCCTGCACGCCGACATCAATCGCGCGCTTGCCGCCAAGGATTATACCCAGCCGACCCCGATCCAGACGCAGGCGATCCCGCCGCTGATGAAGGGCCGCGACCTGTGCGGCATTGCGCAGACGGGCACCGGCAAGACCGCCGGTTTCTCGCTGCCGTCGATCCATCACCTTTTGACCTATCCGCATCGCGCCAATCCGCGGAGCTGCCGCATGCTCGTCCTCGCGCCGACGCGCGAACTCGCCGCGCAGATCGCGCAGAGCTGCCGCGACTATGGCCGTTTCACCAAGCTCAGCGTCACGACCGTTTTCGGCGGCGTTCCGATCAACAAGCAGATCCGCGAGCTTTCGGGCGGCGTCGACATCCTCGTCGCGACCCCGGGCCGCCTGCTTGACCTGATCGACCAGCGCGCGCTGCGCCTCGACGACGTCGAAATCTTCGTCCTCGACGAAGCCGACCAGATGATGGACATGGGCTTCATCCACTCGCTGCGCCGCATCGCCAAGCTGCTGCCGTCGCGCCGCCAGAACCTCTTCTTCTCGGCGACGATGCCGAAGGAAATCGCGCACCTCGCCGAACAGTTCCTCGAGGATCCGGTGACCGTGTCGGTCACCCCGGCGGCGACCACGGTCGAAAAGATCAGCCAATATTCGACCTTCGTCGAACAGAAGGAAAAGCAGGCGCTGCTGCACTCGGTCATCGCCAGCGAGGATATCGACCGCGCACTGATCTTCACCCGCACCAAGCATGGCGCCGACCGCGTCGTGCGCCACCTCGCGGGCGCGGGCATCAAGGCGATGGCGATCCATGGCAACAAGAGCCAGTCGCAGCGCACCCACGCGCTGCAGGCGTTCCGCTCGGGCGAAATCAAGCTGCTCGTCGCGACCGACATCGCCGCACGCGGCATCGACGTGTCGGGCGTCAGCCATGTGATCAACTTCGAGATTCCGAACGTTCCCGAACAATATGTCCACCGCATCGGCCGCACCGCGCGTGCCGGCGCCGAGGGCAAGGCGATCAGCTTCATCGCGCCCGATGAGCGCCCGTACATGCGCGATATCGAGCGCGTGACGCGGAGCAAGTCCGAGCCGATGCCGCTGCCGGAGAATTTCAACGAGCTGGTGCGCAACCTGCCAAAGCCGGCACAGCCGCCGCGCGACACCGGCAGCCAGGGCCGCAACCCGCAGCGCCAGCGCGACGACGCGCTGCGCGGCCGTGACGGCAACAAGCCGCGCGGCGATCGCGGGCCGCGCCGTGACGGCGCTCCTGCCGGCGAAGGCGCGGAAGGCCAGCGCAAGCGCCGTTTCCGCCCGCGCAACAAGAGCGTCGGCGCGCACAAGGGTGCGGTCAAGCGCGTCGGTTGA
- a CDS encoding MFS transporter, which translates to MTNGDGATALETRQSERKVILASSLGTVFEWYDFYLYGLLATIISAQFFSGVNETTGFIFALGAFAAGFAVRPFGALVFGRIGDLVGRKNTFLVTMGLMGASTFLVGVLPSYASIGVAAPILLVLLRLVQGLALGGEYGGAATYVAEHAPDGKRGLFTSFIQTTATLGLFAALGVVIVIRSAMGEAAFADWGWRIPFLISVILLGVSLWIRLQLEESPVFKQMKEEGTTSKAPLTEAFGRWENLKWVIVALFGAVAGQAVVWYSGQFYALFFLEKTLKVDGATANILIAIALALGTPFFIFFGWLSDKVGRKPIILAGCALAAITYFPAFQMLTSAANPAMAKAQQNAAVIMAADPGSCSFQFDPIGGNKFEGSGCDIIKSTLAKAGASYTSFTRERMTGEPARVRIGSRVLAAPDPWRIAEEDRAGAIATFRSDLERALADAGYPAKADPAAINKPLVVAILFYLVLLVTMVYGPIAALLVELFPSRIRYTAMSLPYHIGNGWFGGFLPTTAFAMVAATGNIYYGLWYPVIVAVITLVIGLLFLPETFRRKIHE; encoded by the coding sequence ATGACGAACGGTGACGGCGCGACGGCACTCGAAACCCGGCAGAGCGAACGCAAGGTCATCCTGGCATCGTCGCTCGGCACGGTGTTCGAATGGTATGATTTCTACCTCTACGGCCTGCTCGCGACGATCATCTCGGCGCAATTCTTCTCGGGCGTCAACGAAACCACCGGCTTCATCTTCGCGCTTGGCGCCTTTGCCGCGGGCTTTGCCGTAAGGCCGTTTGGCGCGCTCGTCTTCGGGCGCATCGGCGACCTTGTCGGGCGCAAGAACACATTCCTCGTCACCATGGGACTGATGGGCGCCTCGACCTTCCTCGTCGGCGTGCTCCCCAGCTATGCGTCGATCGGCGTCGCGGCGCCGATCCTGCTCGTGCTGCTCCGCCTCGTCCAGGGGCTCGCGCTCGGCGGCGAATATGGCGGCGCCGCCACTTACGTCGCCGAACATGCCCCCGACGGCAAACGCGGCCTGTTCACCAGCTTTATCCAGACCACCGCGACGCTCGGCCTGTTCGCGGCGCTCGGCGTCGTCATCGTCATCCGCTCGGCGATGGGCGAGGCGGCCTTCGCCGACTGGGGCTGGCGCATTCCCTTCCTGATCTCGGTAATCCTGCTCGGCGTGTCGCTGTGGATTCGCCTGCAACTCGAGGAAAGCCCGGTCTTCAAGCAGATGAAGGAGGAGGGCACGACCTCGAAGGCGCCGCTCACCGAAGCCTTCGGCCGCTGGGAGAATCTCAAATGGGTGATCGTCGCGCTGTTCGGCGCGGTCGCGGGGCAGGCGGTCGTCTGGTATTCGGGGCAATTTTACGCGCTCTTCTTCCTCGAAAAGACACTGAAGGTCGACGGCGCGACCGCGAACATATTGATCGCCATCGCGCTCGCGCTCGGCACCCCCTTCTTCATCTTCTTCGGCTGGCTCAGCGACAAGGTCGGGCGCAAGCCGATCATCCTCGCGGGCTGCGCGCTCGCCGCGATCACCTATTTCCCGGCGTTCCAGATGCTCACCAGCGCGGCCAATCCGGCGATGGCCAAGGCACAGCAGAACGCCGCCGTGATCATGGCGGCCGATCCCGGGTCCTGCTCGTTCCAGTTCGATCCGATCGGAGGCAACAAGTTCGAAGGCAGCGGCTGCGACATCATCAAGTCGACGCTGGCAAAGGCGGGTGCGAGCTACACGTCTTTCACGCGCGAACGCATGACGGGCGAACCCGCGCGCGTGCGCATCGGCTCGCGCGTCCTCGCCGCGCCCGATCCCTGGCGTATCGCCGAAGAGGACCGCGCCGGCGCGATCGCTACCTTCCGTTCGGACCTCGAACGCGCGCTGGCGGACGCCGGCTATCCGGCAAAGGCCGATCCGGCGGCGATCAACAAGCCGCTTGTCGTCGCGATCCTCTTCTACCTCGTGCTGCTCGTGACGATGGTCTACGGTCCGATCGCGGCGCTGCTCGTCGAACTCTTCCCCAGCCGCATTCGCTACACGGCAATGTCGCTGCCCTATCATATCGGCAACGGCTGGTTCGGCGGTTTCCTGCCGACGACGGCGTTCGCGATGGTCGCGGCGACGGGCAATATCTATTACGGCCTCTGGTATCCCGTGATCGTCGCGGTGATCACGTTGGTCATCGGGTTGCTGTTCCTGCCCGAAACCTTCCGGCGCAAGATTCACGAATAG
- a CDS encoding glycerol kinase — MAEKIIVIDEGTTSTRTMLFGADGTPLGSAQREIRQHYPGPGLVEHDAAEIWEATLACTREMIAQAGGADHVAAIGITNQRETVVFWDRTTGEPLARAIVWQDRRSAADCAALKDAGHEELAQAKSGLLLDPYFSGTKIGWALKHWPPLNEAGDRLAVGTVESYLIYRLTGGVHVTDASNASRTLLMDINGQGGWDGELCDLLGVPMNLLPEITGCTTRVGTTDPALFGGAIPICGMAGDQQAATIGQACLSPGQTKATFGTGAFILSASGTVRPQSANRLLATVLVQEGDVRSYALEGSVFVAGSLIKWLRDGLGLLANAGESEGLARSVADNGGVYLVPALTGLGAPHWRPDALAALSGLSFATGKAHVARAALEAQAYQAHDLKSAFAADGVDWAEVRIDGGMAANDWMAQDLADMLGITVERPDFVESTALGAAMLAATGAGLYPELASAAKAMRGTATRFTPALGADKRKTRLAGWQSALAKVLG, encoded by the coding sequence ATGGCCGAGAAAATCATCGTCATCGACGAGGGCACGACGTCGACGCGCACGATGCTTTTCGGCGCCGACGGCACCCCGCTCGGCAGCGCGCAGCGCGAGATCCGGCAGCATTATCCCGGCCCCGGGCTGGTCGAGCATGACGCCGCCGAAATCTGGGAAGCCACCCTCGCCTGCACGCGCGAGATGATCGCGCAGGCCGGCGGCGCCGATCATGTCGCCGCGATCGGGATCACCAACCAGCGCGAGACGGTGGTGTTCTGGGACCGCACGACGGGCGAACCGCTCGCGCGCGCGATCGTGTGGCAGGACCGGCGCTCGGCCGCCGATTGCGCGGCGCTGAAAGATGCGGGCCATGAAGAACTGGCGCAGGCGAAAAGCGGGCTGCTGCTCGATCCTTATTTCTCAGGCACCAAGATCGGCTGGGCGCTGAAGCACTGGCCGCCGCTCAACGAAGCCGGCGACCGGCTCGCGGTCGGGACGGTCGAATCCTATCTGATCTATCGCCTGACCGGCGGCGTCCATGTCACCGATGCGAGCAATGCGTCGCGCACCTTGCTGATGGACATCAACGGCCAGGGCGGCTGGGATGGCGAACTGTGCGACCTGCTCGGCGTGCCGATGAACCTGCTCCCCGAAATCACCGGCTGCACGACGCGCGTCGGAACAACCGATCCGGCGCTGTTCGGCGGCGCGATCCCGATCTGCGGGATGGCGGGCGACCAGCAGGCGGCGACGATCGGCCAGGCGTGCCTGTCGCCGGGGCAGACCAAGGCGACCTTCGGCACCGGCGCCTTCATCCTGTCGGCGAGCGGGACAGTGCGGCCGCAATCGGCGAACCGTCTGCTCGCGACGGTGCTGGTGCAGGAAGGCGACGTCCGCTCCTATGCGCTCGAAGGATCGGTGTTCGTCGCGGGCAGCCTGATCAAATGGCTGCGCGACGGGCTGGGCCTGCTCGCCAATGCGGGCGAGAGCGAGGGGCTGGCGCGCTCGGTGGCCGACAATGGCGGCGTCTATCTGGTCCCCGCCCTCACCGGGCTCGGCGCGCCGCACTGGCGTCCCGATGCGCTCGCGGCGCTGTCGGGGCTGAGCTTTGCGACGGGCAAGGCGCATGTCGCGCGCGCGGCGCTCGAAGCGCAGGCCTATCAGGCGCACGACCTGAAATCGGCGTTTGCCGCCGACGGCGTCGACTGGGCCGAGGTGCGGATCGACGGCGGCATGGCCGCGAACGACTGGATGGCGCAGGACCTTGCCGACATGCTGGGCATCACCGTCGAGCGGCCCGATTTCGTCGAAAGCACCGCACTCGGCGCCGCGATGCTCGCTGCAACGGGAGCCGGACTGTACCCCGAACTCGCCAGCGCCGCGAAGGCGATGCGCGGCACCGCGACGCGCTTCACGCCGGCACTGGGTGCCGACAAACGCAAAACGCGCCTTGCCGGCTGGCAAAGCGCGCTTGCAAAGGTTCTGGGCTGA
- the bamA gene encoding outer membrane protein assembly factor BamA encodes MNSVASHKFSARTQLSVLLLAGTMLATPVMAQQVAPPVVPAPAPEAAPAATTVKSITVVGNQRLEAQTILSYLRLRVGQQYDRSILDQALKDLAATELFKDFQITDNTGALTIQVTENPVINRVILEGNKRLKEDKIRPEIKLAPRQIFTRSKVRADVARIIELYKRQGRFAATVEPKMVSLDQNRVDVVFEINEGPKSKVRQINIIGNEKFSDGDLKDEMATKQSSLMTILSSNTSYDPDRLAYDQQKLRLFYLTNGYADFRVISAVAELTSNKQDFIITYVVEEGERYKFGDIDVKSEIRDFQPEMLKKLLPMQTGDWYDAKQVEDTVESLSETAGLFGYAFADINPEFRRDPETRTMAITFNVAESPRTYVERIDVNGNTLTHDKVVRREFRLNEGDAFNSFGVKRTENRINSLGYFQENLEIERKEGSAPDRIILETNVEEKPTGELSLSAGFSSIENFLLQASIRQRNFRGLGQQLQASVNYSSYSKSIELGFTEPYLFDRNISVGGSIYRRDLNSFNFINNDRRTTFQQVTTGVQINAGVPLTEFMSFFARYSLNFDDVTLDKGIYYFGDQCDPLVAGRYLCDAIGNRTTSLLGYTLAYDDRDNRLRPTRGQSLSLSQDFAGLGGSVKYVRTRLNGSKHFNLGSRFILNLSAEGGYIYPFGGRPTPTSDKVRLTDRFFLGEPQMRGFDIRGVGPRVIRYGSVDLTDPANPVLDTTTNDRGQIDDALGGRAYYQGRIELDIPLGTGAKEMGLRPSIFVDVGSVFSVRRPQLTTLEDFRDTRPGVPGEGLIKYRCRKASTSEDVFATLTPNTTNQYTTCDTANGFSALPPFEERFFGDTWMPRVSIGAGVNWNSPFGPFRIDFAYALRKEEGDDTKRFSFNVGTQF; translated from the coding sequence ATGAACAGCGTGGCTTCACACAAATTCTCGGCGCGGACGCAGCTGTCGGTACTTCTTTTGGCCGGCACGATGCTCGCGACGCCGGTGATGGCGCAACAGGTTGCGCCGCCAGTCGTCCCGGCTCCGGCTCCCGAAGCGGCTCCAGCCGCGACGACGGTCAAGTCGATCACCGTCGTCGGCAACCAGCGGCTCGAGGCGCAGACGATCCTGTCGTATCTGCGCCTGCGCGTCGGCCAGCAATATGATCGCTCGATCCTCGATCAGGCGCTGAAGGATCTGGCCGCCACCGAATTGTTCAAGGATTTCCAGATCACCGACAATACCGGTGCGCTGACGATCCAGGTCACCGAGAACCCGGTGATCAACCGCGTCATCCTCGAGGGCAACAAACGCCTGAAGGAAGACAAGATCCGCCCCGAGATCAAGCTCGCGCCGCGTCAGATCTTCACCCGCTCGAAAGTCCGCGCCGACGTGGCGCGCATCATCGAACTCTACAAGCGCCAGGGCCGCTTCGCCGCTACGGTCGAGCCCAAGATGGTATCGCTCGACCAGAACCGCGTCGACGTCGTCTTCGAAATCAACGAGGGGCCGAAATCGAAGGTCCGCCAGATCAACATCATCGGCAACGAGAAGTTCAGCGACGGCGATCTCAAGGACGAGATGGCGACGAAGCAGTCGAGCCTGATGACGATCCTGTCGTCGAATACCAGCTACGACCCCGATCGCCTGGCCTATGACCAGCAGAAGCTGCGCCTTTTCTACCTGACCAACGGTTACGCCGATTTCCGCGTGATTTCGGCGGTGGCCGAGCTGACGAGCAACAAGCAGGACTTCATCATCACCTATGTGGTCGAGGAAGGCGAGCGCTACAAGTTCGGCGACATCGACGTGAAGAGCGAAATCCGCGACTTCCAGCCCGAAATGCTGAAAAAGCTGCTGCCGATGCAGACCGGCGACTGGTATGACGCCAAGCAGGTCGAGGATACGGTCGAAAGCCTCAGCGAAACCGCGGGCCTGTTCGGTTACGCCTTTGCCGACATCAATCCCGAATTCCGCCGCGACCCCGAAACGCGGACGATGGCGATCACCTTCAACGTTGCGGAAAGCCCGCGTACGTACGTCGAGCGCATCGACGTCAACGGCAACACGCTGACCCACGACAAGGTCGTGCGCCGCGAGTTCCGCCTGAACGAAGGCGATGCGTTCAACAGCTTCGGCGTCAAGCGCACCGAGAACCGCATCAACAGCCTGGGTTATTTCCAGGAAAACCTCGAAATCGAGCGCAAGGAAGGCAGCGCCCCCGACCGCATCATCCTCGAAACCAACGTCGAGGAAAAGCCGACCGGCGAACTGTCGCTGTCGGCCGGTTTCTCGTCGATCGAGAATTTCCTGCTCCAGGCGTCGATCCGCCAGCGCAACTTCCGCGGTCTCGGCCAGCAGCTCCAGGCGTCGGTCAACTATTCGAGCTATTCGAAGTCGATCGAACTCGGCTTTACCGAACCCTATCTGTTCGACCGCAACATTTCGGTGGGCGGCAGCATCTATCGCCGCGATTTGAACTCGTTCAATTTCATCAACAACGACCGCCGGACGACCTTCCAGCAGGTCACGACCGGTGTCCAGATCAACGCCGGCGTGCCGCTGACCGAATTCATGTCCTTCTTCGCGCGCTACAGTCTCAACTTCGACGATGTGACGCTCGACAAGGGGATCTATTATTTCGGCGACCAGTGCGACCCGCTCGTCGCCGGCCGTTATCTGTGCGACGCGATCGGTAACCGCACGACGTCGCTGCTCGGTTATACGCTCGCCTATGACGACCGCGACAACCGCCTGCGCCCGACGCGCGGCCAGTCGCTTTCGCTCAGCCAGGATTTCGCCGGCCTCGGCGGCAGCGTCAAATATGTCCGCACACGCCTGAACGGATCGAAGCACTTCAACCTCGGCAGCCGCTTCATCCTCAATCTCTCGGCCGAAGGCGGCTATATCTATCCGTTCGGCGGCCGTCCGACCCCGACCAGCGACAAGGTTCGCCTGACCGACCGCTTCTTCCTTGGCGAACCGCAGATGCGCGGCTTCGACATTCGCGGCGTCGGCCCGCGCGTCATACGCTACGGCTCGGTCGACCTGACCGATCCGGCCAATCCCGTCCTCGACACCACGACCAACGATCGCGGACAGATCGACGACGCGCTCGGCGGCCGCGCTTATTATCAGGGCCGGATCGAACTCGATATTCCGCTCGGCACCGGCGCGAAGGAAATGGGACTTCGCCCGTCGATCTTTGTCGATGTGGGTTCGGTGTTCAGTGTGCGCAGGCCGCAGTTGACGACGCTCGAGGATTTTCGTGACACCCGTCCAGGTGTGCCCGGCGAAGGCCTGATCAAGTATCGCTGTCGCAAGGCATCGACCAGCGAGGATGTTTTCGCGACGCTGACCCCGAATACGACCAATCAATATACGACGTGCGACACGGCCAATGGCTTCAGCGCCCTCCCGCCGTTCGAGGAACGCTTCTTCGGTGACACATGGATGCCGCGCGTGTCGATCGGTGCCGGGGTGAACTGGAACTCTCCCTTCGGTCCCTTCCGGATCGACTTCGCTTACGCCCTTCGCAAAGAAGAGGGTGATGATACCAAACGCTTCTCATTCAATGTAGGAACCCAATTCTGA
- a CDS encoding OmpH family outer membrane protein: MKKILAASALAIATLSVSPLLSAPAIAQAKGVGVADVRVAAARSNAFQTASTQIETTYKAQIDQQQSRGQTLQAEINVLIAKYNEEAKKTPVNQTSLQAAAKAVQDKRQAAQTELGQIGAPVDLAIAYVEDQISVRMNEAIKAAMTAKKVDLLVNPEAVIARENNVDITDAVVAELNRILPNVSIAVPAGYQPGQLVQQRNQQLMDQARAAQGTRPATPAPTGTAPTTR, encoded by the coding sequence ATGAAGAAAATCCTTGCCGCCTCGGCGCTGGCGATTGCCACGCTGTCGGTTTCGCCCCTCCTGTCGGCTCCCGCCATTGCCCAGGCAAAGGGTGTCGGCGTCGCCGACGTCCGCGTCGCCGCTGCCCGCTCGAACGCCTTCCAGACCGCCTCGACGCAGATCGAAACGACCTACAAGGCGCAGATCGACCAGCAGCAGTCGCGCGGCCAGACGCTGCAGGCCGAAATCAATGTCCTGATCGCGAAATATAACGAAGAAGCGAAGAAGACGCCGGTCAACCAGACTTCGCTGCAGGCTGCCGCCAAGGCCGTCCAGGACAAGCGCCAGGCCGCGCAGACCGAGCTTGGTCAGATCGGTGCGCCCGTCGACCTCGCGATCGCTTATGTCGAAGACCAGATCAGCGTTCGCATGAACGAAGCGATCAAGGCCGCGATGACCGCGAAAAAGGTCGACCTGCTCGTCAACCCCGAGGCGGTGATCGCGCGCGAAAACAATGTCGACATCACCGACGCGGTGGTTGCCGAACTCAACCGCATCCTGCCGAACGTGTCGATTGCGGTTCCTGCCGGTTACCAGCCGGGCCAGCTTGTCCAGCAGCGCAACCAGCAGCTGATGGATCAGGCGCGCGCCGCGCAGGGTACGCGTCCGGCGACCCCGGCTCCGACCGGCACCGCACCGACGACCCGCTAA